A stretch of Clostridium formicaceticum DNA encodes these proteins:
- a CDS encoding diguanylate cyclase, whose product MLKIQDRWDQFYDLYDKYIAYLVLISCFAGLFMMFTKMQYISADANIPPAQKGMLDISNLDYEQQGFIELKGEWELYHNQLLDDADFAKRRDELEISDYINLPGETIRGAGYSTYRLRIKSQNMQHLDLGIFLPYSLTSYRLIINKKVISETAGFNSKNERAEGIKNKIFHIGSMPEEFEIILNVLNEGDHVVNDPIYLGEYSRILAKHTNNLLRDMFLFSAMIVLGLYHTVLYLFLPKKKYAMFFGMLCIVMAVRTFVTSYSVVITNFIDIGFCLFHYVNYVGGIFGVIYLCNFIHSLFPNEFSNKVLKSIKGYSLLKLMIFIAIPYYQFNYLKNLTNALILMSSLYCTFVLIRAAIKRREGAKIMLIGMFFATIALINDILYVNKMPSLMTFYGLSTFSIVSLAFILALILSKIFANAFVSVEGLSKKLLSLNELKDEFLANTSHELRTPLNGIIGITESLVEGAAGEVTDAVKKNLFIISASARRLSNLVNDILDYSKLKHSDIKLSLGTINLYELIETILTVFKMTQKRDCVLIKNQISKDIPNVYADEDRLQQIMYNLLGNAVKFTKQGEISVDAEVKRNFVQVIVKDTGIGIPHDKTEKIFESFEQIDTSTSRQHSGTGLGLSITKKLVELHGGEITCESIEGKGSKFIFTLPISSHILEKDKETKSVLKRQFLLEQTAVSLEKQEDKDKAKILVVDDETINIQVLVNQLTLNNYYIVTALSGEEALKLIDEIDLDLVILDVMMPGMSGYQVCEKIREKYSLIELPVLMLTANSQLSKICMGFECGANDYIVKPFEKQELLARIKTLITMKNAIKQSAIDPLTGIFNRRRMSELAELIFNQYREENKVFSIVMLDIDNFKKINDKYGHAVGDHVIIELVSRCKEVLRSTDIFGRYGGEEFSLILPNTALHNAVKVAEKIRVNISKKPVKIEENKEIYFTISSGVAQAAKTTESIEEIYMMADKALYKAKEGGKNRVEIML is encoded by the coding sequence ATGTTGAAAATACAGGATAGGTGGGATCAATTTTATGACTTGTATGATAAGTACATAGCTTATTTGGTATTGATTAGTTGTTTTGCTGGCCTTTTTATGATGTTTACCAAAATGCAATATATCAGTGCTGATGCAAATATACCGCCTGCCCAAAAAGGGATGCTTGATATAAGTAATTTGGATTATGAACAGCAGGGTTTTATTGAGCTAAAGGGTGAGTGGGAGCTGTATCATAACCAATTGCTAGATGATGCAGATTTTGCAAAAAGAAGGGACGAGCTTGAAATATCTGATTATATCAACCTTCCAGGAGAAACTATTAGAGGAGCAGGTTATAGTACTTATCGATTAAGAATTAAGTCACAAAATATGCAGCATCTTGACTTAGGTATTTTTCTTCCCTATAGCTTAACCTCCTATAGGCTCATTATCAATAAAAAAGTCATCAGTGAAACAGCAGGTTTTAATTCAAAAAATGAAAGAGCTGAAGGAATTAAAAATAAGATTTTTCACATCGGTTCTATGCCTGAAGAATTTGAAATTATTTTAAATGTTCTGAATGAAGGAGATCATGTAGTAAATGATCCTATTTATTTAGGAGAATATTCTCGTATACTAGCAAAGCATACGAATAATCTTTTGCGCGATATGTTTCTTTTTAGTGCAATGATTGTTTTAGGTTTATATCATACCGTGCTATATCTATTTTTACCCAAAAAAAAATATGCAATGTTTTTTGGTATGCTATGTATTGTTATGGCAGTAAGAACATTTGTTACAAGCTACTCTGTTGTAATAACTAACTTCATAGATATAGGCTTTTGTTTATTTCATTATGTTAACTATGTAGGAGGAATTTTCGGTGTAATTTATTTGTGCAACTTTATACATTCTCTTTTTCCAAATGAATTTTCAAACAAAGTGTTGAAATCCATTAAAGGTTACAGTTTGCTAAAACTTATGATATTCATAGCTATTCCTTATTATCAATTTAATTATTTAAAAAATTTAACCAACGCTTTAATCCTAATGAGTTCACTTTACTGTACATTTGTATTAATACGAGCTGCGATAAAAAGAAGAGAAGGCGCGAAGATTATGCTGATAGGGATGTTTTTTGCCACTATCGCATTAATTAACGATATATTGTATGTAAATAAAATGCCTTCCTTGATGACATTTTATGGTTTGAGTACATTTTCTATCGTATCCTTAGCCTTTATCTTAGCACTAATACTATCAAAAATATTTGCTAATGCCTTTGTGTCGGTAGAGGGCCTTTCTAAGAAGCTTTTATCTCTCAATGAATTAAAGGATGAGTTTTTGGCCAATACCTCCCATGAACTGAGAACACCTCTAAACGGGATTATAGGCATTACAGAATCCCTTGTTGAAGGGGCAGCAGGAGAGGTAACGGATGCAGTGAAGAAAAATCTTTTTATTATTTCTGCAAGTGCCAGGAGATTGAGTAATCTTGTAAATGATATACTGGATTACTCAAAGCTAAAGCATAGTGACATTAAGCTATCCCTTGGGACAATCAATTTGTATGAGCTTATAGAGACAATACTGACGGTCTTTAAAATGACGCAGAAAAGAGACTGTGTTTTAATAAAAAACCAAATTTCAAAAGATATACCTAATGTTTATGCAGATGAAGATCGCCTGCAACAGATTATGTATAACTTATTAGGTAATGCTGTGAAGTTTACGAAACAAGGAGAAATCTCTGTAGACGCAGAGGTGAAAAGAAATTTCGTACAAGTAATCGTAAAGGATACGGGTATTGGCATTCCTCACGATAAAACAGAAAAAATCTTTGAATCCTTTGAACAAATAGACACCTCCACATCAAGACAGCATAGTGGAACAGGTTTAGGCTTAAGTATCACCAAAAAGCTTGTTGAGCTTCATGGTGGTGAGATTACATGTGAGTCTATTGAAGGCAAGGGATCAAAATTTATTTTTACCTTACCGATAAGTTCTCATATTTTAGAAAAGGATAAAGAAACAAAGTCAGTGTTGAAACGACAGTTCCTATTGGAACAAACGGCGGTGAGTTTAGAAAAGCAGGAGGATAAAGATAAAGCCAAAATTCTTGTTGTAGATGATGAAACAATCAATATACAGGTACTGGTGAATCAATTGACTTTAAATAACTACTATATAGTAACAGCGCTAAGTGGAGAAGAGGCACTAAAGCTTATTGATGAGATAGATTTAGACTTAGTGATTCTTGATGTGATGATGCCAGGAATGTCAGGTTATCAAGTATGTGAAAAAATTAGAGAAAAGTACTCCCTTATAGAACTGCCTGTTTTAATGTTGACTGCCAACAGTCAGCTAAGTAAGATATGCATGGGTTTTGAATGCGGTGCCAATGATTATATCGTAAAGCCCTTCGAAAAACAGGAGCTTTTAGCAAGGATAAAAACACTAATCACGATGAAAAATGCAATAAAACAATCAGCGATAGACCCACTAACAGGTATTTTCAATAGAAGACGTATGTCTGAGCTGGCTGAATTGATTTTCAATCAGTATCGAGAAGAAAACAAAGTCTTTTCTATTGTTATGCTGGATATTGATAATTTTAAAAAAATCAATGATAAGTATGGGCACGCTGTAGGAGATCATGTGATTATTGAACTGGTTTCCAGGTGTAAAGAGGTATTAAGATCAACAGATATCTTTGGACGATATGGTGGAGAAGAATTTTCCTTAATACTGCCTAATACAGCTTTACACAATGCAGTAAAGGTAGCTGAGAAGATAAGAGTAAATATAAGTAAAAAACCAGTGAAAATTGAAGAAAACAAAGAAATATACTTTACTATTAGTTCAGGTGTTGCTCAAGCTGCTAAAACTACCGAATCAATAGAGGAAATATATATGATGGCGGACAAAGCATTATATAAGGCAAAGGAAGGCGGGAAGAATAGGGTAGAAATCATGCTTTAA
- a CDS encoding efflux RND transporter periplasmic adaptor subunit: MKKKMIGIIGVLSVMVVIGFFMMNRNKAIEVTVATVEKGNISEYVEELATLMMENQESVYAPTAGKVTAVQVKLGDQVEKGDVLVRIDAQQLSEQKMLLEAQKAAIMAQYHEAIKPVNEKEIEKLELLLTAQERNVAEAQRKLENSKKLYEAGAISNEEYQSAVLLLDTEMNSLEKIKLDLELIKEPISPNIAPRYEAQLRQFDLQIQELARQAKDFVVYAPMRGTVMMKEVDVGSYLQPGAHIMELGDKGQLYLESDILVGEIGKIEIETPVEITNKDLGIEGIKGSVRKIHPQAFSKISDLGIEQKRVKIEIQVEDSIENLRPGYDLDIKVITDSKENVLLIPENAVFQKDRKTYVFVNENNTAVLREIQKGMESQRLVEVISGLQEGEEIIISPDEKLKEGISIQPL; the protein is encoded by the coding sequence GTGAAAAAGAAGATGATAGGAATAATAGGTGTCTTGAGTGTGATGGTTGTAATTGGATTTTTTATGATGAATAGAAATAAAGCAATCGAGGTGACGGTAGCAACAGTAGAAAAGGGGAACATCAGTGAATATGTGGAGGAGCTAGCAACTTTGATGATGGAAAATCAGGAAAGTGTTTATGCCCCTACGGCTGGCAAAGTGACAGCAGTACAGGTAAAGCTAGGAGACCAAGTGGAAAAAGGAGATGTATTGGTACGAATAGATGCACAACAGCTTTCAGAGCAAAAAATGTTATTGGAGGCTCAAAAAGCTGCGATAATGGCACAATATCATGAGGCCATAAAGCCTGTCAATGAGAAAGAAATAGAAAAGCTAGAACTGCTTCTGACAGCGCAGGAAAGAAATGTAGCAGAGGCGCAAAGAAAGCTAGAGAATAGCAAAAAACTTTATGAAGCAGGTGCCATCAGCAATGAAGAGTATCAAAGCGCTGTATTGCTTCTAGATACAGAAATGAACAGTCTTGAAAAAATAAAATTGGACTTAGAACTCATAAAAGAACCCATATCACCCAATATCGCCCCTCGGTATGAGGCACAATTACGACAATTTGATCTTCAAATACAAGAGCTTGCAAGACAGGCCAAAGATTTTGTTGTTTATGCCCCCATGCGTGGTACTGTGATGATGAAGGAAGTAGATGTGGGGAGCTATCTACAGCCAGGAGCACATATCATGGAACTAGGGGATAAAGGTCAGTTATATCTAGAAAGTGATATACTAGTGGGGGAGATAGGGAAGATAGAGATAGAAACACCTGTAGAGATCACCAATAAAGATTTAGGAATAGAAGGAATAAAAGGCAGTGTAAGAAAAATCCATCCCCAAGCCTTTAGCAAAATATCTGACTTAGGGATTGAACAAAAAAGAGTAAAGATAGAGATTCAGGTGGAGGATAGCATAGAGAATCTTAGACCTGGCTATGACTTAGATATAAAAGTCATCACCGATAGCAAAGAAAATGTTTTATTGATACCTGAAAATGCAGTGTTTCAAAAGGATAGAAAAACCTATGTCTTTGTGAATGAAAACAATACAGCTGTTTTAAGGGAGATCCAAAAAGGGATGGAGAGTCAAAGGTTGGTAGAAGTGATTAGTGGATTGCAGGAAGGAGAGGAAATCATCATCTCTCCAGATGAAAAATTAAAGGAAGGGATAAGTATTCAACCACTTTAA